One segment of Desmodus rotundus isolate HL8 chromosome 6, HLdesRot8A.1, whole genome shotgun sequence DNA contains the following:
- the CPLX2 gene encoding complexin-2, whose protein sequence is MDFVMKQALGGATKDMGKMLGGEEEKDPDAQKKEEERQEALRQQEEERKAKHARMEAEREKVRQQIRDKYGLKKKEEKEAEEKAALEQPCEGSLTRPKKAIPAGCGEEEEEEEESILDTVLKYLPGPLQDMFKK, encoded by the exons ATGGACTTCGTCATGAAACAGGCCCTCGGAG GGGCCACCAAGGACATGGGGAAAatgctggggggagaggaggagaaggacccAGACgcacagaagaaggaagaggagcgGCAGGAGGCACTgcggcagcaggaggaggagcgCAAGGCCAAGCACGCGCGCATGGAGGCCGAGCGTGAGAAGGTCCGGCAGCAGATCCGAGACAAG TACGGgctgaagaagaaggaagagaaggaggctgAGGAGAAGGCAGCCCTGGAGCAGCCCTGTGAGGGGAGCCTGACACGGCCCAAGAAGGCCATCCCCGCGGGatgcggggaggaggaggaggaggaagaggagagcatCCTGGACACGGTGCTCAAATACCTGCCCGGGCCACTGCAGGACATGTTCAAGAAGTAA